GATGATGAAAAGTTAACAGCATTCTTAATTGAGGCTGATTCAGAAGGGATTTCTTTAAATCCAGAAGAAAAGAAAATGGGGATTAAAGGATCTTCTACACGTCAGGTGTTCTTTAATAATGTAAAGGTTCCTGTAGAGAACATGCTTTCTGAAAGAGAGAATGGATTTAAAATAGCTGTAAATATTTTAAATATCGGTAGAATTAAATTAGCAGGAGCTTGTATTGGAGGGTCTAAAGTTGCTATTTCTGATTCTGTAAAATATGCGAATGAAAGAGAGCAGTTTACACGTCCTATCTCTAAATATGGAGCAATTCGTCACAAATTAGCACAGCAAGCTACATTAATCTGGACTGCTGAAGCTGCAACTTATAGAGCTTCTCAGAATATTGATGATGCTATCCAAGCGTTAATTGATGGAGGGATGGATAAAGAAAAAGCGACTTTAAAAGGAATTGAAGAGTTTGCTCCTGAATGTGCAATCCTTAAAGTCATCGGTTCTGAAGCTTTAGATTATGTTGTTGACGAAGGTGTTCAAATCCACGGTGGTATGGGATACTCTGCTGAAACAGGAATTGAAAGAGCATACAGAGACTCTAGAATTAACCGTATTTTCGAAGGAACAAACGAAATTAACCGTTTGTTAACTGTTACGATGATTCTGAAGAAAGCAATGAAAGGTCAAATTGATTTGATGGGACCTGCTATGGCTATTGGAAAAGAATTGATGGGAATTCCTGATTTCGGTGCTCCAGATACAGCATTGTTTGCTGCTGAGAGAAAGTATATTGCTAACTTTAAGAAAGCATTATTGATGGTTGCTGGAAGTGCAGCTCAGAAAGTAGGAGAGAAATTAGCTAAAGAGCAAGAGATTGTAATGAATTGTGCGGATATAATTAATTATATCTATGTTGCAGAATCTTCATTGTTAAGAGCTGAAAAAGTTGTTGCTTTAAAAGGTGAAGCTGCTGCTCAAAATGAGTTGGATATGATGCGTATTTATTTATATGATGCAGCTGATTTAATCAATAAAGCAGGAAAAGATGCGTTATTCTCATTCGCTGAAGGAGATGAGCTAAAAATGATGATGATGGGATTAAAACGTTTTACTAAGCATGAGCCGTTTAACGTTAAAGAAGCACGTCAAAGAGTTGCTTTATCATTAATCGAAAAGAATGAGTACTGCTTCTAAGTAGCTACTTAAAATAAATAGTAAAAGCCTGTTGTATATATTGCAACAGGCTTTTATTTTTTTGTAGTTTTAAAGGGAAGTATGAAAAACGAATTAGAAGAATATATAAAGTCTTACTTTGGGGTGGTTGAAGAAGAAGAAGTATGCGTGATTAGTTCGTTCTTTAAGCTCAAGAAAGTAAATAAAGGTGAGTTTTATTTAAAAGAAGGGCAGTTGTCAAATGCGTTGAGTTTTGTTCAAGATGGTTTAATGCGTGTATATGTAGATGAAGAAGATCGAGAGGTGACACAGTGGATTTCATCTAAAGGGTATTTCATCACAGACTTGTCTAGTTTTATTTTTAGAAGTGGCTCAAGATGGAATATTCAAGCTTTGGTAGATTCAGAAATCTATTCAATAACTGCTGAAGACTATCAAAAGTTGGGGACGGTGATTCCAAAATGGCATTTATTAGAAAAACTGTTTATAGTAAGGTGTTTTGGGATGATGGAAGATCGTATTTATACTCATCTTTCAATGACTGCTGAAGAACGTTATCATTTTTTCTTTGAGAAAAATAAAATGCTGTTTAATCAGGTGCCTTTAAAGTATATAGCTTCAATGTTGGGGATGACGCCCGAAACTTTCAGTCGAATAAGGAAAAAACAGCGTTCTTAATTCCTTGATAAATGTCAAGTGGGAATAACTTTTAGGATTAGATATTTGTAGAACAATAATAGCAAGGGGATACCTGCTAATTATTGCATTTATGTTATCCTAAAATGATCAACTATGGCATTTGAAATTAAAACAGAGATTATTATTAATGCTACTCCTCAAAAAGTGTGGAGTGTCTTTTCAAATTTTAAAGAATATCCTAATTGGAACCCATTTATTCAAAGATTAACTGGCGATGTAGCTGTGGGGCAAAGAATTGAAGTGCTGCTTCAAGCACCTGGTTCAAATCCTATGACCTTTCGACCAAAGGTATTGGCATTCCAAAAGAATAAAAAAATGACTTGGTTGGGATACTTGTTTTTTAGAGGTCTTTTTGATGGAGAGCATCATTTTGAATTAATAGATAATAAAGATGGGGCAACAA
This genomic stretch from Flavobacteriales bacterium harbors:
- a CDS encoding acyl-CoA dehydrogenase family protein encodes the protein MSEAIKGGEFLVKDVEAKDIFTPEEWSEEQQMIAQMCKDFINNEVKQHFDEIDSQSNPTLVPSLMEKAGELGLLGLSVPEDLGGMGVDFKTSMLATEALGSGHSFSVAYAAHTGIGTLPLLYYGNAEQKAKYIPKLASGEWKAAYCLTEPSAGSDANSGKTKAELTEDGKHYIVNGQKMWITNGGFANLFTVFAKIGDDEKLTAFLIEADSEGISLNPEEKKMGIKGSSTRQVFFNNVKVPVENMLSERENGFKIAVNILNIGRIKLAGACIGGSKVAISDSVKYANEREQFTRPISKYGAIRHKLAQQATLIWTAEAATYRASQNIDDAIQALIDGGMDKEKATLKGIEEFAPECAILKVIGSEALDYVVDEGVQIHGGMGYSAETGIERAYRDSRINRIFEGTNEINRLLTVTMILKKAMKGQIDLMGPAMAIGKELMGIPDFGAPDTALFAAERKYIANFKKALLMVAGSAAQKVGEKLAKEQEIVMNCADIINYIYVAESSLLRAEKVVALKGEAAAQNELDMMRIYLYDAADLINKAGKDALFSFAEGDELKMMMMGLKRFTKHEPFNVKEARQRVALSLIEKNEYCF
- a CDS encoding Crp/Fnr family transcriptional regulator, coding for MKNELEEYIKSYFGVVEEEEVCVISSFFKLKKVNKGEFYLKEGQLSNALSFVQDGLMRVYVDEEDREVTQWISSKGYFITDLSSFIFRSGSRWNIQALVDSEIYSITAEDYQKLGTVIPKWHLLEKLFIVRCFGMMEDRIYTHLSMTAEERYHFFFEKNKMLFNQVPLKYIASMLGMTPETFSRIRKKQRS
- a CDS encoding SRPBCC domain-containing protein translates to MAFEIKTEIIINATPQKVWSVFSNFKEYPNWNPFIQRLTGDVAVGQRIEVLLQAPGSNPMTFRPKVLAFQKNKKMTWLGYLFFRGLFDGEHHFELIDNKDGATTFIQSEKFKGLLVPLLKKQLDSQTRKGFLQMNQQLKELVEIM